The genomic window TTTGAACAGGTGTGAGCCAATACctctcttttgttttaattttccttgTAATTGGTGATGATAAAAATCTTTTCATATGggtagagaggagagggagctggAGAAGTCTGTTGCTTGGTTCTGAGGAGTGATTTGGAATGCGATGGAGCAAGCAAGGGATTGCTTACACCTGAAAAGAACTACTGAACAGCACCTGCCTGAGGTAGAAGTCCAGGTCAAATGTAGAAGGACAGTCTTACTGAACGACCAGGAATGTCACTTTTCCTCCAGAGTGTCCGCAGTAGCAGCAAGTACCCATAGAGGACTTCCACGCAGAACTGAGACAGGTCTTCTTACCTGACACACCAAGAGGTGGTGAAAGCAGTACTGGAATGCCAAGGTGGTGGAAGACAAAGAAAGAGCCATCCACTCTTTGTGAAACTTTGGTCAAGCTTACATTGTGTCTAAGAGTCTGCATCACACCTTTATTGACAGCCCTCCCCCAAGTATTCGGGATCTTGAGATTTTGCTGTTGAGAATGGCTATGGTGGATCAGCAGTCATGACTGTGGGTAAGAGAAATAAGATGCTGCAgcctgagccgggcggtggtggcacacgcctgtaatcccagcacttgggaggcagaggcagatttctgagttcgaggccagcctggtctatagagtgagttccaggacagccagggctacacagagaaaccctgtctcgaaaaaaaaaaaatccaaaaaaccaaaaaaaaaaataaaaataaaataaaataaaaaaaaataaagctgcagCCTATTGAGTATAGAATGAGGTGTATCCTGCAAGGTGGATGAATTTGCACCTTTAAGGCTTTGGACAAGCATATCAATTTGATCCTCTGTGACTGTGATGAGTTCAGGAAGATCAAGCCAAAGAATGCAAAATAGCCAGagcatgaaggaaaaaaaaacaaaacaaaacaacaggttTTTGGGTCTAGTCTTGCTACATGAGGAGAACTTGGTTTCCATGACTGTGAAGGGTCTACCTTCTAAAGATACTGGCATTGCTCCTGTGTCTCTTGCTGGCGCTGCAGGTGGCCCTGGGGTTGGAAGTACAGCTGGCTAGATTAGCAAGCCCTGTCAGAGGAGTTGGAGACCCATGCCAGAAGATCATGACTCCACCAGGAAGATGCACTGTAGCAGctgcatcgataatagtgtctgggtttgcttttcagattcatgaggtcccatttatcaattcttgattttagagcatgagccattagaGTTTTGattaggaaatttcccccagtgccaatgagttcaaggttctttcccactttctcttctattagaatcagtgtatttggttttatgctgAGGTTCTTAattcatttggacttgagttttgtgcaaagtgacaaatatggatctcttcatttttcttattttttattagatatattctttatttacatttcagatgttgtcccctttcctgatcccccctgataatcccataagcccccttccctccccttgttccccaatcaaccctcccccgtttccctgtcctggtattcccctacactatggcatcaagtctttccaggatcagaggcctctcctctctttgatgtccaacaaggtcatcctctgctgcctgtgtgtctggcGCCAtgagtaacaccatgtgtactctctggttgatgtttgAGAATTCCTTTCAAGATGATACTGCCTTTTGTCAAGTGGTCACTACAGAAATAGTTGtatattttccacccattatttTGTTATTGTGGAGCAGCCCTGTGTAAGTTActtttcctaatgctgtgatgaaATCCTGAGACAAAGACGCTAAGACAAGGAAAAGTTTGATCCCAAGTTTGAGGTTATAGTCCATTATGGGAAAGATGTCATGCAGCATTAGCATGAGATAGCTAATTACACTGTGTTTACAGGCAGGAAACAACTGTTGGGCACAGTCAGCTACTTTATGCCTTGCAGTCTAGAAAACAGGCCACAGAATGGCACCACTCACTTTTAGGGTTGGTCTTCCTATCTCAACATCATAAAAACAGTTCCTCACAGGCATGCTAAGGGGCTTGTCTCTTAGATGATCCTACATGCTGTCAAGTTCACAATCAATATTAACAATTACAATCACATTTGTTGATTTAGGAATGGTACACTGTCTTTGCATGTAAGTGTCAATTCTTATTTGATGATGGTTTATAATCCTCTTAATCTGGTGCTGAGTTCAATTTACTAGCACTTCATGAAGggtttttgcctgtgtgtgtgtgtgtgtgtgtgtgtgcgcgcgcgcgcgcgcacgcgcgtgcatTAGGGAGATTAACATGTAGTCATAATTACATGTGGCATTGGCTGAATTTGATATTGATATAATGCTGACcattataatgaaaataatgtgggattaatttatttctttctaaaatcTGGAAAGTTGACTTTGTTATTTGTAATGCTTAATGGAGCACATGAGTGAATCTACCAGTTCTGAAGACTTTTTTTCATTATTAAGTGAGCTATCTTAGCAGGTGTTTATATTGatgtcttctttttctatttctattcctTTTAAGTTAAAATGCAAAGTATTGGTATTCATCAAAGCATGTACATTTACATTaacctctgtcccctcccctttgctcttCAGTTCCCCTCTTTCATGTTCTTGCTGATCCCCTTCTGCACAGTAGACatccattttgctttctttttttttaattcgatatatttttatttacatttcaaatgatttccccttttctagactcccactccccgaaagtcccatcagccccttccttccccctgttttcccacccaacccttcccacttccccattctgattttgttcaatactgcttcactgagtctttccagaacaaggggccactcctccgttcttcttgtacctcatttgatgtgtggattatgttttgggtattccaattttctaggctaatatccacttattagtgagtgcataccgtgattgatcttttgagtctgggttacctcacttagtatgatattctccagctccatccatttgcctaagaatttcatgaattcattgtttctaatggctgaatagtactccattgtgtagatataccacattttttgcatccattgagggatacctgcgttctttctaacttctggctattataaatagggctgctatgaacatagtggaacatgtatccttcaTGTATCCTTTCatgtgacatgaaagcagaatggaaaagatcttcacttcattttaattttattgtattttagcttatgttttttatgtttgtgtttgggTGCATATCTATGCATCACATGTGGGCATGAACCTGTGGAGGCCAAATGTGGGCATTAGATCTTCTCAAACTGGAGTTAtgaacagttgtgagctaccacgtgggtgctgggaattgaatctggattttctgcaaaagcagcaagtgttcttaactgctgagccatctctcatgcCCCTAAAGAAACATTTTCATTAATCTTTATGAGTATATACAAATTATACATGATAATAACTTTCATTATGACTTTTCTATACACATATAACATAAGGTATTATACATTTTTACTTAGGCAAAACTTacttctttttaacttttaatttttatgtcattttgaGCAAAACCCTTTTTCATAATTTATCCTAATTATAAAAtaggatatatgtatatgattatgtATATGATAATCCCTATATATAGTGTTTTCTGCAGTGCAGCCCTATTTTGTGAAAATACTAATTGgtttagatttaaaaaacaagaatACCTTTTTGTTGTACAAGATAGCCCTTATTCTGAATACTTAGTTTAGCTTACAGCACCATGCTTTCCAGCATTTAGATTATTCAAAAATCTCAATTTCCATTGATTCAATTTGCCATTGTTCTCATATCATGCTgagctttctttacttttttgtgAATCATCATTTGTGTATCACATCCCATCATCTGAACTAGAACTACAAGTCATTTTAgccttcctcatcctccttgcATTCAATAGCCAGTCCTTTCCCACTCTGGCTCACTAGCTCTTCCGGTTCCCCACTTCTTTTCTACTTCAGCCTTCTCTGTGTAAGCCTCATCCAATTGACTAACAATCTCTTTGTATGCCTTTAcaggaattttctttttctttcctttttttaaaccaTTCACACACAGATTTAATAATTGTAGAAATCCAAGAAACAAGCACCAAATCTGGAAGTCCGAGTGAACTTGCCTGTGGCTTGGCTTAACTACGCCCAGCTACTAAGCTGCCTAAATCAGTCAGGGAACTATGATGAGGCTGACTTCTGTTTTCATGATGTCATATGTAGTACGTATTTTGTCTCAATAAAGCATTTGCACCAATGGTTCTGGAGCTTGGAGGGAGACTAAAGGAATGTGGAGTGATGCTGAGTAAGGTGTGGACCTACATGGCAGAACTATCCCGGGGTGGACAAATCCAAGGCCTTTCTTCTTCCAGTGTCAGAACAGTTTTGAGTCTACCTTGTTTCTTTCAGCTTCATTCTTCtgctctgcttttcttttaaaactgaacAACTGGTCTTGCCATTACCCTGCTCAAAATTCAATAGTATTTCTCTTCAAGGTCAATTCTCAAGGACTGCACTTGGCTAAAGTATTTTTCACACTTTAACTTTTGGTTTCTTTCTAAAATTACGTTCTAGAAACACCCTCAAAAGTCTCCCAGGGTGGCTTTCTTTTCCGTGCTGAACCTTTTGCACTTGCTGCTTGCTCCCTCTGCTGGTAGCTCtatcctccttccttcttgattTGCCTTCCTTTCTTAAATCAtccttctctgtccttttttGGTAGCCAGACTTCACCACTACTGTGACATTCTGCATACTGTACTTTAATTTTCAGTCTTCTACAACATTGTACTCAGATATGTTAATGTTTTTAAAGCTTGAAGCTTAGCTTCTTTCACAGTGCCTGATAAATAGTAAGCAAATAAAGGAGAAACATATGAactgtgcttatttattttatttatataatttattgaattttatttggtctttattttttcttaatcttaCCTTCATGGTCTTATTTTTTCGGGGtttggtagcacatacctttaatctcaggactcaggaggcagagtaagGCACctactctgtgagttcaagacaacttgttctgtatagtgagttctaggacagggaTACATTTCTATGTGTATACAAATTTTGCTTGCATTTTTAGGGATATTATAGGAGCAATGAATTCTGTTCAGCTCATAGAAATGAGATTTTTGCTTTGGTTATCCATGTGAAGCTAAAATAAGGCTTCCTGATTATAGCTACTGAGGATCCTGCATCTTTCGTTTCCTATAGGATGTTTAGTTCTGGAGTAAATTGCAGTGATAAGAATTATCATAATATTAATTTCTGGATCAAGGCACAGGACTTAGTATCACCCAACTGTTGGAATTTGAATCCATAGCTTGTTGTATAGTACttaaaattacattatttcatTCCCTGTAAGGTCAAGAACCAGAAAAGTGTATCTGCTCTTTCCActcctattcaatatagtgcttgaagtcttaCTAGAGAAATCAAAAAGAGAGAGGAATAAAACAAACAGATATCAAATAATagggaaaagaaatcaaagcgTTCCTGTTTGCAAATGACATGGTTCTACTAATAAGACACCCTAAGGACTTTGCCAAAAACTCTCAGAATTGATAAATACATTCAGGAAAGTAGTAGGACACaagattaacacacacacacacacacacacacacacacacgtgcaccctctcccccaccacacacacacacaacctttttATATACCAATGACAAACAGattgaaaaaataaatctaagaaacaATCCCATTCACAATATCCTCCTCTCAGataaaatacttagaaataaatTTAGCCAAGTAAATGAGAAGCATCTACAATGAAACCTTTAAGACACTGAAACATTTGGGAAGACACTAGGAAACTCTCATGTTTGTGGATCAAAGGAatcaatattataaaaaaaatggGCATCCATATAAAAatttacaaattcaatgcaatctcaaTAAACATTCCTGGGCCAGATTTTacagatacagaaaaacaaatcctaaaatttatatggaaacaGAGGACCAAGGATAGTCAAAACAATCCCgaacaaaaacaaatactgcGATGATGACTAACACAGATATCTTACATCTGGCCAACATGCAGAGAATAAGTTATTGTGAGTGTTTGGCCCTAAATAGTACATCTTTACCACAGCTTCTCCTCTTAAGGGTCAGAAATCACTGTAGAAGTGGGCTGAAAGATTATGAGAATCAGAAGCTATGAATGACTACAAAGAAACGGTGTTTTGAAGACACAATAAGGCAGCTGAACATAAGAACTTGTGGAGGAGTCTCTGCAAATGGCACAGCCACCAGAGTAACTAACAATCCACATTAAGTGAGAAGGAAATCTGGTTCAAACACAACTCAATCACCAATGTTGGCTCAAGCATATAGAGTCTGATATTAGGCactttattttaggcatatttatgTACAATACAATTTGTGGGAAGTTTCTTGGTGTAACTGAATTCATTGTGCACAAGGAAGCATAATTACATCCAAATTCTTCCCAAATTACCTCTCACTTCTTCCATGAAGATAAGGCCTAGAGACAGTTCTTTCCTTaagagcctggggtgggggagggtggtggTACTGGTGCAGTCTCTTTCATACAGATAGCACAAAGGTCACCTAGATTATTATCTATCTCCAGCCCTGCATGGGCAAGCCTAGGAGAGCCCCTGGTCATACAGATAGTGCAAGGATAACATAGGCTATTTAGCAACCTCCACTCCCAGGCTTTGGGGTGGAAAACAGGTTACAGTAAGAGACAATCTTGCTTGTTTGGCTACTTCCAGTTCTGGTTGTGGGAAATTGGAAGAGCCCCAGGTCATACAGATAGCACAGAGGCCTTCTAGATTGCTAACTCTCTCCATTCCTGCTTGTGTGACCCTTGGAAAGTCCTTGGCCAAAGAGTTAGCATGCAAGGATCACTTAGGCTATTAACAACTCCCTTTCTCAGCATTCTTGGTGGAAAACAGGGTATTAAAGAGACTACCCTACATGTTTAACATTCCTAGTTTCCCTAGTGCTTATCTGGGAGCACAAACAAGAACTCACAGTGGTTTTAACAGCATGATAAGACCTGCTCAAACTAAAGCCAGGCAAAATCTCTGCGAAGGTGGGCATAAGGTCACATGTTGTAGGAGCTTTTAAAGGACAAAACCACAAAAGTCACTATATGGCTTTTGTTATTGCTGGCTacaactcccagcattccaggacaTTACCTGGTTCTTGGGCAGGTGAGGCTTATAGGTTGACTTTGGCTCTTACAGgttaaagtgaaaaaaatatgCTGGAGATCatttaaacttaaaaagaaaaacaccacgtGGTCTTTCTTGTATGTGAATCTTAGCAATGGTGCTTTCATTTTAAAGGGTTAATTTGTAATGATAAAGTTAGATAATTGGAAAAGAAACATTGGAGCAGATGATTTAAGGGACTGAGAATGGTAAATAtaggcaaaataaaaatagaaagagacaATTCTGGGAGGGGAAAGATTTAAACCTGGAAAGGGATAGGGAATGGATAAATGAGGGAGTTGGGGAAGGCATAACAAAAATAAAGGGTGTATGAAAGAAATATAGTGAAACCTACAATCATGAATCCcaagtaaaatatataattagTATACAGGTGACATGAAAGAACAGGGGGAAAGGCTCTGAATTAAAGGAATAGGTGAGGATGAGAATAGGGAAATGGGAGATATCAAGGGGGTAAGGTTAGGTTACCCAAAACTAAGGTATATATAAAGAAGCCTTACAGAACTCCACATGtttgtaaacacatacacacacacacacacacacacacacacacacacacacacacgatattgCCATTGTTCTTATTAGCTCACTACAACTAGATGGTATTGATTAAATGCTGATGATACTACTCATTTTAGATGCAGGACAGAGAGAAATAAACCTTGAATGAACAGGAAACTCTCTCTTGGCTAGCTTACATAGTTGAGAAGATGCTATATAGGGTGACAAAAACCATACAGTCTTACCCAGCATTCTACAACACTGATCATATATTCTACAACACTGATATACCTGGTAAGATGTTCCTGCTGGTATAATAGTGGCACTGTAGTTGTGGTGataaccaactgctttctgattggataCATGGCCTGCTCTACAGGAGGGATTTCATGCACTATAAACCTGATCCAAAGCTCCTGATTGAAGAGACCAAGGTACTAGGGCAAAGTTACTGGTATAGTTATATTAAGTAATCTTGATGTCAAATGGCCCTATAGATATTTGTGTTGCCCTCAATTTTGGTTAGAGAAACCTGTCTTTGCAAAATGTTATAGTTAATGCAAAAACGACTTGTACAAAGGCCAACTAAAATTACCACATGTGCTTAGCTGTAGACTAGTCATCTACATTAACCTATCccctccaaggctcagagaataTCACAGAAGAATAAGGAGTTATAGGAGCTAGCAGATGAGGAGAGCAGTGAAACTCTGACTTCTGACCATGGGATGGATATAGCCCTCATGAACTCATAGCAGCTGTGGTTACATGCACAAGGCTTTGACCAGATCAAGCCTGTCAAAATTCTAACATGAATTAGGGAGGGACTCCTGAGATCCCTCCCACCTTTGATAGAGGAATTATTGATAGTGAACGGTTGTTTAGGTAGGGAAGGCTACCTTCATATAGGGATATTTATGCTGGAAGGTTGTCCATTTCTCAGTGATTAGCCCCACACCCATGCCTATGTAGGCAGCAGCAATTGGACTCAGGAGcttcaagaagaaaaataataatggacAAAAGGTTAGCAGGAAGATGGGATATGGGGACTAGAAGGGCTTGGAGGGAGGCAATAACAGATATCTTAAATATGCAATGTATAGCATTTCAAGGAATAATTAAAACTATTAAATTAATTTGTCTTAGCACTCTATGGCTTCATTCATTGGAATATCTTTAACATATTCTAAGATATTGTCATAGTTGTTTAATGATTAGAGTCTTCCATAATTTTTAGCTCTCTAGAGTTAATGAGTTTGGCTTTGCATTAGCCAAGCAATGGACATTTGTAGTTACCTAGAATTTGGGTATATTGGGAAATCTCTGTTTATTTATCTatacatcattttttaaattgtgataAAATATAAGTAATGTAAAATTTACCATTGTCACCACTTAAGTTTATCATTTAATGCTATTAAGGACACATTGTTGTCAAATACACCCATATGGTTTATAGAATATTTTCGCGACTACAAAATGAATCATCCTTCACACTCTCCTCCAAGATCCAAATTACCACAGTTCTATAATGTCATTATGAATTTGACTATTCAGGTTACTTCAAATAAGcagaataatataaaattt from Apodemus sylvaticus chromosome X, mApoSyl1.1, whole genome shotgun sequence includes these protein-coding regions:
- the LOC127674528 gene encoding LOW QUALITY PROTEIN: SNRPN upstream reading frame protein-like (The sequence of the model RefSeq protein was modified relative to this genomic sequence to represent the inferred CDS: deleted 1 base in 1 codon; substituted 1 base at 1 genomic stop codon); the protein is MEQARDCLHLKRTTEQHLPEVEVQVKCRRTVLLNDQECHFSSRVSQXQQVPIEDFHAELRQVFLPDTPRGGESSTGMPRWWKTKKEPSTLCETLVKLTLCLRVCITPLLTALPQVFGILRFCC